One genomic segment of Thermoplasmata archaeon includes these proteins:
- a CDS encoding NosD domain-containing protein: MPPVSASYPPHLPIHIEGDRNFSSTNGVVRGTGAPADPFIIEHWDISAASGDGIFVRNTTASFVIRNVTVHSGVNSSNDGVVLCNVTNARIESTTATDNFHGIHVERSMGLLLINNTVSSDWNGFYLDSVSNVTLRGNLAEQNSDGVHILLSTSVVATENRFLRNVWGIDLETASDNITLENNEFSQNGIGISAQYQLSAIVISRNVLVGHDFGLWIGQTKNGTITDNTISDGRDGIAIWESDGLVIARNSIARNNRSGLSIVSSARISVYHNNFVSNAAQARDLSGTGSSWDDGYPSGGNYWSNYSGQDRCRGELQDDCSSPDGIGDAPMLVEGGPRDRYPLMTPYGQVTNPPSSLPFSLLLTITLTGAGAVILSIIAFLYVRRRARSKRDGNARR; this comes from the coding sequence CGATAGGAACTTCTCGTCTACGAATGGTGTCGTGAGGGGAACAGGTGCTCCGGCAGACCCTTTCATCATCGAACATTGGGACATTTCCGCCGCGTCAGGCGATGGAATTTTCGTGCGAAACACCACCGCCTCCTTTGTCATCCGAAACGTGACCGTCCATTCGGGTGTCAACTCGAGCAACGACGGAGTCGTGCTATGCAACGTCACGAATGCTCGAATCGAATCAACGACGGCGACTGACAATTTTCACGGGATCCATGTGGAGCGATCGATGGGGCTTCTCCTCATTAACAACACGGTGTCGAGTGATTGGAACGGGTTCTATCTCGACTCCGTGTCGAACGTGACGCTGAGGGGCAATCTCGCGGAACAAAATTCCGATGGAGTTCACATCTTGCTTTCCACTTCGGTGGTCGCCACGGAAAACAGGTTCCTACGGAATGTGTGGGGGATTGACCTTGAGACAGCGAGCGACAACATCACGCTAGAGAATAACGAGTTCTCACAGAATGGCATAGGAATCTCCGCGCAGTATCAACTCTCAGCCATCGTGATTTCGCGGAACGTCCTGGTTGGCCATGACTTTGGGCTGTGGATAGGTCAGACGAAGAACGGCACAATTACCGACAACACAATCTCGGATGGACGCGACGGAATCGCGATCTGGGAATCTGATGGTTTGGTCATTGCTCGGAATTCAATCGCTCGGAACAACCGATCCGGTTTGTCCATCGTGTCCTCGGCACGAATCTCGGTCTATCACAACAATTTCGTCTCGAACGCCGCCCAAGCGAGGGATCTGTCCGGCACCGGGTCATCCTGGGATGACGGATACCCGAGCGGAGGCAACTACTGGTCGAACTATTCCGGGCAAGACCGGTGCCGGGGTGAGCTTCAGGATGACTGCAGCTCGCCCGACGGGATCGGCGACGCTCCAATGCTCGTCGAAGGCGGCCCTCGGGACCGCTATCCACTCATGACCCCATACGGCCAAGTCACGAATCCGCCTTCGAGTCTCCCCTTCAGCTTGCTGCTGACGATAACCCTCACGGGAGCCGGGGCTGTAATCCTTTCGATTATTGCCTTTCTATATGTCCGAAGAAGAGCCCGGTCGAAGCGAGACGGCAACGCCCGTCGGTGA